In one Oryza glaberrima chromosome 2, OglaRS2, whole genome shotgun sequence genomic region, the following are encoded:
- the LOC127761517 gene encoding uncharacterized protein LOC127761517: protein MEWTTVEAANGAKLSVRLFKPAAGAEAAAAEDVAVVLVHPYTILGGVQGLLRGIAEGVARRGYRAVTFDMRGAGRSTGRASLTGSTEVGDVEAVCRWVADNLNPRGVLLVGSSAGAPIAGSAVDKVDQVIGYVSIGYPFGLMASVLFGRHHNAILKSEKPKLFVMGTKDGFTSVKQLQNKLKNAAGRVDTHLIEGAGHFQMEGPAFDARMVDLIVNFIKSLPK from the exons ATGGAGTGGacgacggtggaggcggcgaacgGGGCCAAGCTGAGCGTGCGGCTGTtcaagccggcggcgggggcggaggcggcggcggcggaggacgtcgCGGTGGTGCTGGTGCACCCCTACACGATCCTGGGCGGCGTGCAGGGCCTGCTGCGCGGGATCGCCGAGGGCGTCGCGCGGCGCGGGTACCGCGCCGTCACCTTCGACATGCGCGGCGCCGGGAGGTCCACCGGCCGCGCCTCGCTCACCGGCTCCACCGAGGTCGGGGACGTCGAGGCCGTCTGCCGCTGGGTCGCTGACAATCTCAACCCGCgcggcgtcctcctcgtcggctcCTCCGCTG GAGCACCAATAGCGGGATCTGCAGTTGATAAGGTTGACCAGGTCATTGGTTATGTTAGCATTGGGTACCCATTTGGTCTAATGGCCTCGGTCCTATTTGGCAGACACCACAATGCTATCCTCAAGTCTGAGAAACCAAAGTTATTCGTCATGGGAACTAAAGATGGCTTCACAAGTGTAAAGCAGCTGCAAAACAAGCTCAAGAATGCAGCAGGACGGGTTGATACTCACTTGATTGAAGGAGCTGGCCACTTCCAAATGGAAGGCCCTGCTTTTGATGCACGAATGGTTGACCTTATTGTTAATTTCATCAAATCCTTGCCCAAATAG
- the LOC127763372 gene encoding protein NRT1/ PTR FAMILY 7.3-like isoform X1 yields MAPTAVDSKRISDITEDGSMDRRGNPAVKAKTGNWRSSILLLVNYGLVTCAFFGVGVNLVVFLRRVLHQDNAEAANSISKWTGTVYIFSLIGAFMSDSYWGRYITCAIFQMIYVTGLVILSLASWFLLVKPTGCGAAGEHCDAPSSAGVALFYLSTYMIAFGNGGYQPSIATFGSDQFDETDPREARSKVAFFSYFYLALNVGSLFSNTVLVYYEDEGRWVMGFWVSAAAAAMALVLFLLGTPNYRHFKPTGNPLTRIAQVFVAAFRKWRAEVPRSELLHEVDGDESQIAGIRKILHSDQIRFLDKAATVTEEDYCTPENMQDPWRLCTVTQVEEVKCILKMLPIWLCTIVYSVVFTQMASLFVEQGTTMNTNIGAFHVPAASMSVFDILSVLAFIAIYRRVLVPVMSRLSGNPQGLTELQRMGVGLVVGMAAMVVAGVVEVERLKRVGAPDQPSSLSVLWQVPQYALIGASEVFMYVGQLEFFNGQAPDGVKSFGSSLCMASISLGNYVSIMLVSVVTSLTAGDRRPGWIPGNLNSGHLDRFYFLLAALSLVDLAVYVACAVWYKGIKLDSNEEKANKITVHV; encoded by the exons ATGGCTCCAACTGCTGTCGATTCGAAAAGGATTTCTGACATCACTGAAGATGGATCAATGGACAGGCGAGGAAATCCGGCAGTTAAAGCAAAAACTGGGAATTGGAGATCTTCCATCCTCTTGCTAG TCAACTATGGGCTCGTGACATGCGCCTTCTTCGGCGTCGGGGTGAACCTTGTGGTGTTCCTGCGGCGGGTGCTCCACCAGGACAACGCAGAGGCAGCCAACAGCATCAGCAAGTGGACCGGCACGGTCTACATCTTCTCCCTCATCGGCGCCTTCATGAGCGACTCCTACTGGGGCCGATACATCACGTGTGCAATCTTCCAGATGATCTATGTCACG GGCCTGGTGATACTGTCACTCGCGTCGTGGTTCTTGCTGGTGAAGCCCACCGGCTGCGGCGCCGCGGGGGAGCACTGCGACGCGCCGTCGAGCGCCGGCGTCGCGCTCTTCTACCTGTCGACCTACATGATCGCGTTCGGCAACGGAGGGTACCAGCCGTCCATCGCCACGTTCGGCTCCGACCAGTTCGACGAGACGGACCCCAGGGAGGCCCGCTCCAAGGTGGCCTTCTTCAGCTACTTCTACCTGGCGCTCAACGTGGGCTCCCTCTTCTCCAACACGGTGCTGGTGTACTACGAGGACGAGGGGAGGTGGGTCATGGGGTTCTGGgtctcggccgcggcggcggccatggcgctcgTGCTCTTCTTGCTCGGCACCCCCAACTACCGCCACTTCAAGCCGACCGGCAACCCGTTGACCCGCATCGCGCAGGTGTTCGTCGCCGCGTTCCGCAAGTGGCGCGCCGAGGTGCCACGCAGCGAGCTCCTGCACGAGGTTGACGGCGACGAGTCCCAGATTGCTGGCATCCGAAAGATCCTCCACAGCGACCAGATCAG GTTCCTTGACAAGGCGGCGACGGTCACCGAGGAGGACTACTGCACGCCGGAGAACATGCAGGATCCGTGGAGGCTGTGCACGGTGACCCAGGTGGAGGAAGTGAAGTGCATCCTGAAGATGCTGCCCATCTGGCTGTGCACGATCGTATACTCGGTGGTGTTCACCCAGATGGCGTCGCTGTTCGTGGAGCAGGGAACCACCATGAACACCAACATCGGGGCGTTCCACGTGCCCGCGGCGAGCATGTCGGTGTTCGACATCCTCAGCGTGCTGGCGTTCATCGCCATCTACCGGCGCGTGCTCGTGCCGGTCATGTCGCGCCTGTCCGGCAACCCGCAGGGGCTGACCGAGCTGCAGCGGATGGGCGTGGGGCTCGTGGTCGGCATGGCGGCCATggtggtcgccggcgtggtggaggtggagcggcTGAAGCGGGTGGGCGCGCCGGACCAGCCGAGCTCCCTGAGCGTGCTGTGGCAGGTGCCGCAGTACGCGCTGATCGGGGCGTCGGAGGTGTTCATGTACGTGGGGCAGCTGGAGTTCTTCAACGGGCAGGCCCCCGACGGCGTGAAGAGCTTCGGGAGCTCGCTGTGCATGGCGTCCATCTCGCTGGGGAACTACGTGAGCATCATGCTGGTGAGCGTGGTCACCAGCCTCACCGCCGGCGACAGGCGGCCCGGGTGGATCCCCGGGAACCTCAACTCCGGCCACCTCGACAGGTTCtacttcctcctcgccgcgctctcGCTGGTCGACCTCGCCGTGTACGTCGCGTGCGCCGTGTGGTACAAGGGCATCAAGCTCGACAGCAACGAGGAGAAGGCGAACAAGATCACCGTGCACGTTTAG
- the LOC127762104 gene encoding fatty acid desaturase DES2-like produces the protein MGAGGRMTEKEREEQQKLLGRAGNGAAVQRSPTDKPPFTLGQIKKAIPPHCFQRSVIKSFSYVVHDLVIVAALLYFALVMIPVLPSGMEFAAWPLYWIAQGCVLTGVWVIAHECGHHAFSDYSVLDDIVGLVLHSSLLVPYFSWKYSHRRHHSNTGSLERDEVFVPKQKSAMAWYTPYVYHNPIGRLVHIFVQLTLGWPLYLAFNVSGRPYPRFACHFDPYGPIYNDRERVQIFISDVGVVSAGLALFKLSSAFGFWWVVRVYGVPLLIVNAWLVLITYLQHTHPALPHYDSSEWDWLRGALATVDRDYGILNKVFHNITDTHVAHHLFSTMPHYHAMEATKAIRPILGEYYQFDPTPVAKATWREAKECIYVEPEDNKGVFWYNNKF, from the coding sequence ATGGGTGCCGGCGGCAGGATGACGGAGAAGGAGCGGGAGGAGCAGCAGAAGCTGCTCGGCCGCGCCGGCAATGGCGCAGCCGTGCAGCGGTCGCCGACGGACAAGCCACCGTTCACGCTGGGGCAGATCAAGAAGGCCATCCCGCCTCACTGCTTCCAGCGCTCGGTGATCAAGTCCTTCTCCTACGTGGTCCATGACCTCGTGATCGTCGCCGCGCTGCTCTACTTCGCGCTGGTCATGATCCCCGTGCTGCCGAGCGGGATGGAGTTCGCGGCATGGCCGCTCTACTGGATCGCGCAGGGCTGCGTGCTCACCGGCGTGTGGGTCATCGCGCACGAGTGCGGCCACCATGCCTTCTCCGACTACTCGGTGCTCGACGACATCGTCGGCCTCGTGCTGCACTCGTCGCTGCTCGTCCCCTACTTCTCGTGGAAGTACAGCCACCGGCGCCACCACTCCAACACCGGGTCGCTGGAGCGCGACGAGGTGTTCGTCCCGAAGCAGAAGTCGGCGATGGCGTGGTACACCCCGTACGTGTACCACAACCCGATCGGCCGGCTGGTGCACATCTTCGTGCAGCTCACCCTCGGGTGGCCGCTGTACCTGGCGTTCAACGTGTCCGGCCGCCCGTACCCGCGCTTCGCGTGCCACTTCGACCCCTACGGCCCGATCTACAACGACCGGGAGCGCGTCCAGATCTTCATCTCCGACGTCGGCGTCGTGTCCGCGGGGCTCGCCCTGTTCAAGCTGTCGTCGGCGTTCGGGTTCTGGTGGGTGGTGCGCGTCTACGGCGTGCCGCTGCTGATCGTGAACGCGTGGCTGGTGCTCATCACCTACCTGCAGCACACCCACCCGGCGCTGCCGCACTACGACTCGAGCGAGTGGGACTGGCTCCGCGGCGCGCTGGCCACCGTGGACCGCGACTACGGCATCCTCAACAAGGTGTTCCACAACATCACGGACACGCACGTCGCGCACCACCTCTTCTCCACCATGCCGCACTACCACGCCATGGAGGCCACTAAGGCGATCCGCCCCATCCTCGGCGAGTACTACCAGTTCGACCCGACGCCCGTCGCCAAGGCGACATGGCGCGAGGCCAAGGAGTGCATCTACGTCGAGCCCGAGGACAACAAGGGCGTCTTCTGGTACAACAACAAGTTCTAA
- the LOC127763372 gene encoding protein NRT1/ PTR FAMILY 7.3-like isoform X2 — protein sequence MSDSYWGRYITCAIFQMIYVTGLVILSLASWFLLVKPTGCGAAGEHCDAPSSAGVALFYLSTYMIAFGNGGYQPSIATFGSDQFDETDPREARSKVAFFSYFYLALNVGSLFSNTVLVYYEDEGRWVMGFWVSAAAAAMALVLFLLGTPNYRHFKPTGNPLTRIAQVFVAAFRKWRAEVPRSELLHEVDGDESQIAGIRKILHSDQIRFLDKAATVTEEDYCTPENMQDPWRLCTVTQVEEVKCILKMLPIWLCTIVYSVVFTQMASLFVEQGTTMNTNIGAFHVPAASMSVFDILSVLAFIAIYRRVLVPVMSRLSGNPQGLTELQRMGVGLVVGMAAMVVAGVVEVERLKRVGAPDQPSSLSVLWQVPQYALIGASEVFMYVGQLEFFNGQAPDGVKSFGSSLCMASISLGNYVSIMLVSVVTSLTAGDRRPGWIPGNLNSGHLDRFYFLLAALSLVDLAVYVACAVWYKGIKLDSNEEKANKITVHV from the exons ATGAGCGACTCCTACTGGGGCCGATACATCACGTGTGCAATCTTCCAGATGATCTATGTCACG GGCCTGGTGATACTGTCACTCGCGTCGTGGTTCTTGCTGGTGAAGCCCACCGGCTGCGGCGCCGCGGGGGAGCACTGCGACGCGCCGTCGAGCGCCGGCGTCGCGCTCTTCTACCTGTCGACCTACATGATCGCGTTCGGCAACGGAGGGTACCAGCCGTCCATCGCCACGTTCGGCTCCGACCAGTTCGACGAGACGGACCCCAGGGAGGCCCGCTCCAAGGTGGCCTTCTTCAGCTACTTCTACCTGGCGCTCAACGTGGGCTCCCTCTTCTCCAACACGGTGCTGGTGTACTACGAGGACGAGGGGAGGTGGGTCATGGGGTTCTGGgtctcggccgcggcggcggccatggcgctcgTGCTCTTCTTGCTCGGCACCCCCAACTACCGCCACTTCAAGCCGACCGGCAACCCGTTGACCCGCATCGCGCAGGTGTTCGTCGCCGCGTTCCGCAAGTGGCGCGCCGAGGTGCCACGCAGCGAGCTCCTGCACGAGGTTGACGGCGACGAGTCCCAGATTGCTGGCATCCGAAAGATCCTCCACAGCGACCAGATCAG GTTCCTTGACAAGGCGGCGACGGTCACCGAGGAGGACTACTGCACGCCGGAGAACATGCAGGATCCGTGGAGGCTGTGCACGGTGACCCAGGTGGAGGAAGTGAAGTGCATCCTGAAGATGCTGCCCATCTGGCTGTGCACGATCGTATACTCGGTGGTGTTCACCCAGATGGCGTCGCTGTTCGTGGAGCAGGGAACCACCATGAACACCAACATCGGGGCGTTCCACGTGCCCGCGGCGAGCATGTCGGTGTTCGACATCCTCAGCGTGCTGGCGTTCATCGCCATCTACCGGCGCGTGCTCGTGCCGGTCATGTCGCGCCTGTCCGGCAACCCGCAGGGGCTGACCGAGCTGCAGCGGATGGGCGTGGGGCTCGTGGTCGGCATGGCGGCCATggtggtcgccggcgtggtggaggtggagcggcTGAAGCGGGTGGGCGCGCCGGACCAGCCGAGCTCCCTGAGCGTGCTGTGGCAGGTGCCGCAGTACGCGCTGATCGGGGCGTCGGAGGTGTTCATGTACGTGGGGCAGCTGGAGTTCTTCAACGGGCAGGCCCCCGACGGCGTGAAGAGCTTCGGGAGCTCGCTGTGCATGGCGTCCATCTCGCTGGGGAACTACGTGAGCATCATGCTGGTGAGCGTGGTCACCAGCCTCACCGCCGGCGACAGGCGGCCCGGGTGGATCCCCGGGAACCTCAACTCCGGCCACCTCGACAGGTTCtacttcctcctcgccgcgctctcGCTGGTCGACCTCGCCGTGTACGTCGCGTGCGCCGTGTGGTACAAGGGCATCAAGCTCGACAGCAACGAGGAGAAGGCGAACAAGATCACCGTGCACGTTTAG